Proteins encoded within one genomic window of Chloroflexota bacterium:
- the trxA gene encoding thioredoxin produces the protein MAEIKVATDATFEDLVLNNDKPTVVDFWATWCGPCKMVAPEMEKLAAKYDGAVDVVKVDVDANPGLSRKFNIMSIPTIAFFKPGAQPMGVVGFRPLEQLEVQFGLTELATPKASA, from the coding sequence ATGGCCGAGATCAAGGTGGCGACCGACGCGACATTCGAGGACCTCGTCCTCAACAACGACAAACCGACGGTCGTCGACTTCTGGGCCACCTGGTGCGGTCCGTGCAAGATGGTCGCCCCGGAGATGGAGAAGCTCGCCGCCAAGTACGACGGCGCGGTGGACGTCGTCAAGGTGGACGTCGACGCCAATCCCGGCCTGTCGCGGAAGTTCAACATCATGAGCATCCCGACGATCGCGTTCTTCAAGCCGGGCGCCCAGCCGATGGGCGTCGTCGGCTTCCGACCGCTCGAGCAGCTCGAGGTCCAGTTTGGCCTCACGGAGCTCGCGACGCCCAAGGCCAGCGCCTGA
- a CDS encoding helix-turn-helix transcriptional regulator: MIASVSSDLDRQRFAAVGRALADPKRLCVLESLAAGELSVSDLSVRVGCQVPNMSQHLAVLRSAGLVTTRRDGNTIFYRLADTRVLEAYRLIQTIAR; the protein is encoded by the coding sequence ATGATCGCCAGCGTCTCGAGCGACCTTGACCGCCAGCGGTTCGCCGCCGTCGGCCGGGCGCTCGCGGATCCCAAGCGGCTGTGCGTGCTCGAGTCCCTCGCCGCCGGCGAGCTCTCGGTCAGCGATCTCTCCGTCCGGGTCGGCTGTCAGGTCCCGAACATGAGCCAGCACCTCGCCGTGCTCAGGAGCGCGGGCCTCGTCACGACACGACGGGACGGCAACACCATCTTCTACCGCCTCGCGGACACGCGCGTCCTCGAGGCGTATCGACTCATCCAGACGATCGCCCGCTAG
- a CDS encoding homocysteine S-methyltransferase family protein — translation MEQRGRRRRDPGGRGTAEAADRARASMPLPGGGPLRPAAPGPANVRWRDLLASDQTILADGAMGTMLFAAGLQFGDPPEVWNLTQPEIVRRIHRGYLEAGSSIVMTNTFGGNRLRLSLHGLERRVAELNQTAAILLRAEVEAAGGRALVAGDIGPSGAILAPTGTLDYEEAVDVFAEQATALVAGGVDLIWVETMSDLAEIRAAIEGVRRASANIALVTTMTFDTRGRTMMGVTPEQAVMALSDWGADAVGGNCGNGPDELIRVATRMRAVAPEVTLVAKSNAGMPELVDMRAVYRSEPATMAVQALAMRDAGATIIGGCCGTTPEHLRAMADLLSA, via the coding sequence ATGGAGCAGCGAGGACGGCGTCGTCGCGATCCGGGCGGACGAGGCACGGCCGAGGCGGCGGACCGCGCTCGCGCGTCGATGCCACTGCCCGGCGGTGGGCCGCTGCGGCCCGCGGCGCCCGGCCCGGCGAACGTGCGCTGGCGCGACCTTCTCGCGTCGGATCAGACGATCCTCGCCGATGGCGCGATGGGGACGATGCTCTTCGCGGCGGGACTCCAGTTCGGCGACCCACCCGAGGTCTGGAACCTCACCCAGCCGGAGATCGTCCGGCGGATCCACCGCGGCTACCTCGAAGCCGGGTCGAGCATCGTCATGACCAACACGTTCGGCGGCAACCGGCTCCGGCTCAGTCTCCATGGTCTCGAGCGACGCGTCGCCGAGCTCAACCAGACGGCGGCGATCCTTCTTCGGGCGGAGGTCGAGGCGGCCGGAGGCCGGGCCCTCGTGGCCGGCGACATCGGGCCGAGCGGGGCGATCCTCGCTCCCACCGGGACCCTCGACTACGAGGAGGCCGTGGACGTCTTCGCCGAGCAGGCGACGGCGCTGGTGGCCGGCGGGGTCGATCTCATCTGGGTCGAGACCATGTCCGACCTCGCCGAGATCCGGGCCGCGATCGAGGGCGTCCGCCGGGCGTCCGCGAACATCGCGCTCGTCACGACGATGACGTTCGACACCCGAGGCCGGACGATGATGGGCGTCACGCCTGAGCAGGCCGTGATGGCGCTCAGCGACTGGGGTGCGGACGCGGTCGGCGGCAACTGCGGGAATGGGCCGGACGAGCTGATCCGGGTCGCGACGCGGATGCGGGCGGTGGCGCCGGAGGTGACGCTCGTGGCGAAGTCGAACGCCGGGATGCCCGAGCTCGTCGACATGCGCGCCGTCTACCGCTCGGAGCCCGCGACGATGGCTGTCCAGGCGCTCGCGATGCGAGACGCCGGAGCCACGATCATCGGCGGCTGCTGTGGGACGACGCCGGAGCATCTCCGGGCGATGGCCGACCTCCTGTCCGCCTGA
- a CDS encoding threonine/serine dehydratase, whose protein sequence is MVPFEAILAAREVIAGRVHRTPILSSATAARVVLAAGGPAVVGGTIHVKAEHLQVTGSFKPRGMTNKVASLSSDERRRGIVTLSAGNAAQAYAWAGREAGVRATVVMPERAVRSKVDACLGYGAEVVLHGADIGATLARVKELEAERGLAYCHPFDDPAVIAGHGSVGLEILDDLPDVDVVVVGVGGGGLISGIAAAVKERRPAARVYGVEPEGANAVAVALERGEIVTVQPQTIADGLAAPFAGAWTLAMCQRYLDGLVLLDDATILAGVRFAAERMKQVLEPAGAAALAAVLFGRIPILAGDRVCVVASGGNVETARLGPLLEAAAPLPA, encoded by the coding sequence ATCGTCCCGTTCGAGGCGATCCTCGCTGCCCGCGAGGTGATCGCCGGGCGGGTCCACCGCACGCCGATCCTCAGCTCCGCGACCGCGGCCCGCGTGGTCCTCGCCGCGGGTGGTCCGGCGGTCGTCGGGGGGACGATCCACGTCAAGGCGGAGCACCTTCAGGTCACCGGCTCCTTCAAGCCGCGAGGGATGACGAACAAGGTCGCCTCGCTGTCGTCCGATGAGCGCCGCCGCGGGATCGTCACGCTGTCCGCGGGCAACGCCGCCCAGGCCTACGCGTGGGCCGGCCGGGAGGCCGGCGTCCGGGCTACCGTCGTCATGCCGGAACGGGCCGTCCGTTCGAAGGTCGACGCCTGCCTCGGCTACGGCGCCGAGGTCGTCCTTCATGGCGCCGACATCGGTGCGACGCTGGCCCGGGTGAAGGAGCTCGAGGCGGAACGAGGCCTCGCCTATTGCCATCCGTTCGATGACCCCGCGGTGATCGCGGGCCACGGGTCGGTCGGGCTCGAGATCCTCGACGACCTGCCGGACGTCGACGTCGTCGTCGTGGGCGTCGGTGGTGGTGGGCTCATCAGCGGGATCGCCGCCGCCGTGAAGGAGCGCCGGCCGGCCGCCCGGGTGTACGGCGTCGAGCCGGAGGGCGCGAACGCCGTCGCCGTCGCGCTCGAGCGGGGTGAGATCGTCACGGTCCAGCCGCAGACGATCGCCGATGGGCTCGCCGCCCCGTTCGCCGGCGCATGGACGCTCGCCATGTGCCAGCGCTATCTCGATGGCCTCGTCCTCCTCGACGACGCCACGATCCTCGCCGGAGTTCGCTTCGCCGCCGAGCGGATGAAGCAGGTCCTCGAGCCGGCCGGGGCCGCCGCACTCGCGGCCGTGCTCTTCGGGCGGATCCCGATCCTGGCCGGCGATCGGGTCTGCGTCGTCGCCTCGGGTGGGAATGTCGAGACGGCCCGGCTCGGGCCGCTCCTGGAGGCCGCCGCGCCGCTTCCCGCGTGA
- a CDS encoding metallopeptidase family protein produces the protein MPKRRRGSRSAPRQIPPARHRPFEAIVESVLARIPAPFDRALEEVAIVIEDEPSPDQRRESDLAPDETLYGLYEGVPRTEWGADLAAVPNKISLFRLPLEEDFPEPAELAAEIRLTILHELAHHLGIDDERLAELGIE, from the coding sequence ATGCCGAAACGCCGCCGCGGCTCCCGAAGCGCCCCGCGACAGATCCCGCCGGCCAGGCATCGCCCGTTCGAGGCGATCGTCGAGAGCGTCCTCGCCCGGATCCCGGCGCCGTTCGATCGCGCGCTCGAGGAGGTCGCGATCGTCATCGAGGACGAGCCGTCGCCGGACCAGCGGCGCGAGAGCGACCTTGCCCCGGACGAGACCCTGTACGGCCTGTACGAGGGCGTGCCCCGGACCGAGTGGGGCGCCGACCTCGCCGCGGTGCCGAACAAGATCAGCCTGTTCCGCCTGCCGCTCGAAGAGGATTTCCCGGAGCCGGCCGAGCTCGCCGCCGAGATCCGCCTGACGATCCTCCACGAGCTCGCCCACCACCTCGGCATCGACGACGAACGGCTCGCCGAGCTCGGGATCGAGTAG
- a CDS encoding alpha/beta hydrolase, translating into MTHDDPRLTDPADLRLDERAVAEPDPAAEPSGFTVEVDPADRIHFLDWGAAVPGSVAPRNGVLAIHGLSQTAWTWAPVARRLAGERRVVAMDLRGHGLSDAPTHGYDERTLGGDVIAVAEGTGLLDDASVAGPTIPGLVVAGHGFGAIVAAWAARELGSRCRGLVLVDGGWEAIATTSGLEPEEFLGAIEEPPEVLRSLGAYLADRRSFDPPTWDADQDRAARSAVVELPAGRVVSSTRPHALAGSVEAMFAYRPLEVLGDVRVPIVALIAADPDGSREAELRDARRVRIAAGRSPIEVVRFPADAHNLLRYRPAAVAAAIRTFD; encoded by the coding sequence GTGACCCACGACGATCCGCGCCTGACGGACCCGGCCGACCTCCGTCTCGACGAGCGTGCCGTGGCCGAGCCCGATCCGGCGGCCGAGCCGAGCGGGTTCACCGTCGAGGTCGACCCGGCCGACCGGATCCACTTCCTCGACTGGGGCGCTGCCGTTCCAGGCTCGGTTGCGCCGCGGAACGGGGTCCTCGCGATCCACGGGCTGTCGCAGACAGCCTGGACGTGGGCTCCGGTCGCGCGGCGCCTCGCCGGCGAGCGTCGGGTCGTCGCGATGGACCTTCGCGGGCACGGGCTGTCGGACGCGCCGACGCACGGGTACGACGAACGGACCCTGGGTGGCGACGTCATCGCGGTGGCGGAGGGAACGGGCCTGCTCGACGATGCGTCCGTCGCCGGTCCGACCATCCCGGGTCTCGTCGTCGCGGGTCACGGCTTCGGCGCGATCGTCGCGGCGTGGGCCGCCCGCGAGCTCGGGTCGCGGTGCCGCGGCCTCGTCCTCGTGGACGGGGGCTGGGAGGCGATCGCGACAACGAGCGGACTCGAGCCCGAGGAGTTCCTCGGAGCGATCGAGGAGCCGCCCGAGGTCCTCCGCTCGCTCGGCGCCTATCTGGCCGACCGCCGATCGTTCGATCCGCCGACGTGGGACGCCGACCAGGACCGGGCGGCCAGGTCCGCCGTCGTGGAGCTGCCGGCCGGTCGGGTCGTGTCGTCGACCCGCCCGCACGCCCTCGCCGGCTCCGTGGAGGCGATGTTCGCGTACCGCCCGCTCGAGGTCCTCGGCGACGTCAGGGTGCCGATCGTCGCCCTGATCGCGGCGGATCCGGACGGATCGCGGGAGGCGGAGCTCCGCGACGCGCGACGGGTGCGGATCGCTGCCGGCCGCTCGCCGATCGAGGTCGTCCGCTTCCCGGCGGATGCCCACAACCTCCTCCGCTATCGGCCGGCGGCCGTCGCCGCCGCGATCCGCACGTTCGACTGA
- a CDS encoding histone deacetylase family protein, which translates to MRVVYSPAHLGHEIVSETVMGRPIPANEVAERAERIRAALEADGGFVIGGPTEHGEAPLAAVHDAGLIRFLEEAFAQLRAEGVARPALIPEGFNVRGLTEGMTPPGEPRRAISGRAGYWALDTSTPIVAGSYVAARAAVDVALTAVDLVLGGETAVYGLCRPPGHHAARSVYGGYCFFNNAAVAAESIVRTTGERVAILDVDFHHGNGTEQIFWRRGDVLYVSIHADPDRQYPYYLGRADETGEGPGIGANLNLPLPAGTTNERYLVALDRALEAIASTPGSIVVVSLGFDTYAHDPIGDFALTTDAYHEVGRRVAALGRRLVLLQEGGYHRPSLGANARAWLRGAEGRPFDPLPAVGFTSAGTAG; encoded by the coding sequence ATGCGCGTCGTCTACTCGCCGGCCCACCTCGGCCACGAGATCGTCAGCGAGACCGTCATGGGCCGGCCCATCCCGGCCAACGAGGTCGCCGAGCGGGCGGAACGGATCCGCGCCGCCCTGGAAGCGGACGGCGGGTTCGTCATCGGAGGTCCCACCGAGCACGGCGAGGCACCGCTCGCCGCGGTACACGATGCGGGGCTCATCCGCTTCCTCGAGGAGGCCTTCGCCCAGCTCCGAGCCGAGGGCGTCGCTCGACCGGCGCTCATCCCCGAGGGGTTCAACGTGCGGGGTCTCACGGAAGGGATGACGCCGCCCGGCGAGCCGCGCCGGGCGATCTCCGGCCGGGCCGGGTACTGGGCGCTCGACACGTCCACCCCGATCGTCGCCGGGTCCTACGTCGCCGCCCGGGCGGCCGTCGACGTCGCGCTGACGGCGGTCGATCTCGTTCTCGGCGGCGAGACAGCCGTCTACGGTCTCTGCCGGCCGCCCGGCCACCACGCGGCCCGTTCCGTCTACGGCGGCTACTGCTTCTTCAACAACGCGGCCGTCGCGGCCGAGTCGATCGTCCGGACGACCGGCGAGCGGGTCGCGATCCTCGACGTCGACTTCCATCACGGGAACGGGACCGAGCAGATCTTCTGGCGTCGCGGCGACGTCCTCTACGTGTCGATCCACGCCGATCCGGACCGCCAGTACCCGTACTACCTCGGCCGGGCGGATGAGACGGGGGAGGGACCGGGGATCGGCGCGAACCTCAATCTTCCGCTGCCAGCCGGGACGACGAACGAGCGCTACCTCGTCGCGCTCGATCGGGCACTCGAGGCGATCGCCTCGACACCCGGCTCGATCGTCGTCGTCTCGCTCGGCTTCGACACCTATGCCCACGATCCGATCGGCGACTTCGCCCTCACGACGGACGCCTATCACGAGGTGGGCCGGCGGGTGGCTGCCCTCGGACGGCGCCTCGTCCTCCTCCAGGAGGGCGGCTATCACCGGCCGTCCCTCGGGGCGAACGCTCGAGCGTGGCTGCGCGGGGCCGAGGGACGCCCGTTCGATCCACTGCCGGCGGTCGGGTTCACCTCCGCCGGCACGGCCGGCTGA
- the folE gene encoding GTP cyclohydrolase I FolE has protein sequence MTTLPDHVRRLVAEIETEIGESPDLPVAGIESDDPSIAAGSVETAVTRILEEIGEDPDRQGLVGTPARVHRMYTELTAGYHVDADRLINGAIFDVAYSEMVIVKDIPFYSLCEHHLLPFFGTASVAYIPRGRVLGLSKIPRIVEMYARRLQVQERLTQQVAAFLEERLNPQGVGVVMEATHLCAVMRGVRKPGMVMTTSAVLGLFRSRDKTRAEFLAHLERRPPGA, from the coding sequence ATGACGACGCTGCCCGACCACGTTCGACGCCTGGTCGCCGAGATCGAGACGGAGATCGGCGAGAGCCCGGATCTGCCGGTCGCCGGGATCGAGAGCGACGACCCGTCGATCGCGGCCGGCTCGGTGGAGACCGCGGTGACGCGGATCCTCGAGGAGATCGGTGAAGACCCGGACCGCCAGGGGCTCGTCGGCACGCCGGCCCGGGTCCACCGGATGTACACCGAGCTCACGGCGGGCTATCACGTCGACGCGGATCGGCTCATCAACGGCGCGATCTTCGACGTCGCCTACTCCGAGATGGTCATCGTCAAGGACATCCCGTTCTACAGCCTCTGCGAGCACCACCTGCTGCCGTTCTTCGGCACGGCGTCCGTTGCCTACATCCCGCGTGGCCGGGTCCTCGGCCTCTCCAAGATCCCCCGCATCGTCGAGATGTACGCCCGGCGGCTCCAGGTCCAGGAACGCCTGACCCAGCAGGTTGCGGCCTTCCTCGAGGAGCGGCTCAATCCGCAGGGCGTCGGCGTGGTCATGGAGGCGACGCACCTCTGCGCGGTGATGCGTGGCGTCCGGAAACCGGGCATGGTGATGACGACCTCCGCGGTCCTCGGCCTGTTCCGCTCGCGGGACAAGACGCGGGCCGAGTTCCTCGCCCACCTCGAGCGCCGGCCGCCGGGCGCCTGA
- a CDS encoding SDR family NAD(P)-dependent oxidoreductase: MDLGFRDRVVLITGAGGGVGPTVAAAFAAEGAAVALHHRSATDGASRAAAAASGIVDGGGRAIAVAADLTSTDEIAAMIATIEGELGRVGVLVTATSAYRSDPFAEMTDDTWSAVVDDMLGATFRVSRAVVPGMRSAGWGRIVHIAARSGLVGVAGAAHYAAAKAGIVGLTASLAKELGPDRILVNAIAPTQILTEHEGTPSIPPERQASLGRLIPLRRVAVPADLAPLVVWLGSAANTFVSGETISLTGGAQS, from the coding sequence ATGGACCTGGGATTCCGCGACCGGGTGGTCCTCATCACCGGTGCCGGCGGCGGCGTGGGCCCGACAGTCGCCGCGGCCTTCGCCGCGGAGGGTGCGGCCGTGGCGCTTCATCATCGGAGCGCGACGGACGGTGCCTCGCGGGCGGCGGCAGCCGCGTCCGGGATCGTCGACGGGGGCGGCCGGGCGATCGCGGTGGCCGCGGACCTCACCTCCACCGACGAGATCGCCGCGATGATCGCGACGATCGAGGGCGAGCTCGGCCGCGTCGGCGTCCTCGTCACGGCGACGTCCGCCTATCGGAGTGACCCGTTCGCCGAGATGACGGACGACACGTGGTCGGCGGTCGTCGACGACATGCTCGGCGCCACGTTCCGGGTCTCCCGGGCGGTCGTGCCGGGGATGCGCTCGGCGGGCTGGGGCCGGATCGTCCACATCGCCGCCCGGTCCGGCCTGGTCGGCGTCGCCGGCGCCGCGCACTATGCGGCGGCGAAGGCGGGGATCGTCGGCCTGACCGCGTCGCTCGCCAAGGAGCTCGGTCCGGACCGGATCCTCGTCAACGCCATCGCGCCGACCCAGATCCTCACCGAGCACGAGGGCACGCCATCCATCCCGCCGGAGCGCCAGGCCTCGCTCGGACGATTGATCCCGCTGCGCCGCGTCGCGGTCCCGGCGGATCTCGCCCCGCTCGTCGTGTGGCTCGGATCGGCGGCGAACACGTTCGTGTCCGGCGAGACCATCTCGCTCACCGGCGGCGCCCAGAGCTGA
- a CDS encoding cobalamin B12-binding domain-containing protein codes for MTERPIKVLIAKPGLDGHDRGAKVLARGLRDEGFEVIYTGLRQTPEMIASAALQEDVDVVGLSILSGAHMTLVPRVCALLRGQGQGDVLVTAGGIIPDDDVPALREAGVAAVFGPGTTIGSVAAFFRANVPTRT; via the coding sequence ATGACGGAGCGCCCGATCAAGGTCCTCATCGCGAAGCCGGGCCTCGACGGCCACGACCGCGGCGCGAAGGTCCTCGCCAGGGGCCTGCGCGACGAGGGGTTCGAGGTCATCTACACGGGGCTCCGGCAGACGCCGGAGATGATCGCGAGCGCGGCCCTCCAGGAGGACGTCGACGTCGTCGGCCTGAGCATCCTCTCCGGCGCCCACATGACGCTCGTGCCACGGGTCTGTGCGCTGCTCCGCGGGCAGGGACAGGGGGATGTCCTCGTCACGGCGGGCGGGATCATCCCGGACGACGATGTGCCGGCACTCCGGGAGGCGGGCGTGGCGGCGGTCTTCGGACCGGGAACGACGATCGGGTCCGTGGCGGCATTCTTCCGGGCGAACGTCCCGACCCGGACCTGA